A stretch of Paludisphaera borealis DNA encodes these proteins:
- a CDS encoding DUF1559 domain-containing protein, which yields MDSTSPRGRRSSRSSGFTLIELLVVVAVIAVLIALLLPAIQSSREVARRTQCTNNLLQLGTAISNYASSNRVFPPGVVNDKGPISNVPAGYHFGWAARILPFMERGTTYNQFNFSFGVYHASNDTAQQISIQTFMCPSNGFRGASNYAGCHHDVEAPIDVDNHGVFFLNSRIGYDDLVDGPAYTILLGEFSRAITSSSWAVGTSATLRNTGWGVNGGNDPFARLKPAGGKLMFDTTVIQNMIDSGELAAEVVGGFSSQHPGGANFLFGDGSVRMLKNKIRPDVLRSLGHRSDGNLIDDDAY from the coding sequence ATGGATTCCACATCTCCGCGCGGCCGACGGTCGTCCCGATCGTCGGGCTTCACCCTGATCGAGCTGCTCGTGGTCGTGGCGGTGATCGCGGTGCTGATCGCCCTGTTGCTGCCGGCGATCCAGTCGTCGCGCGAAGTCGCCCGCCGCACGCAGTGCACCAACAACCTGCTCCAGCTCGGCACGGCGATCAGCAACTACGCCTCGTCGAACCGCGTCTTCCCCCCCGGCGTGGTCAACGACAAGGGGCCGATCTCCAACGTACCCGCCGGCTACCATTTCGGCTGGGCGGCGCGGATTCTGCCGTTCATGGAGCGGGGGACGACCTACAACCAGTTCAACTTCTCGTTCGGCGTCTACCACGCCAGCAACGACACGGCCCAGCAGATCTCGATCCAGACGTTCATGTGTCCGTCGAACGGGTTTCGAGGGGCGAGCAACTACGCCGGCTGCCACCACGACGTCGAGGCGCCGATTGATGTGGACAACCACGGCGTCTTCTTCCTCAACAGCCGGATCGGCTACGACGACCTTGTCGACGGGCCGGCGTACACGATCCTCCTCGGCGAGTTTTCCCGCGCGATCACCTCCAGCTCGTGGGCGGTCGGCACGTCGGCCACGCTCCGCAACACCGGCTGGGGCGTCAACGGCGGCAACGACCCGTTCGCCAGGCTCAAGCCGGCTGGCGGGAAGCTGATGTTCGATACGACCGTCATTCAGAACATGATCGACTCCGGCGAGCTTGCCGCGGAGGTGGTCGGCGGCTTCTCCAGCCAGCATCCGGGCGGCGCGAATTTTCTGTTCGGCGACGGCTCGGTTCGGATGCTCAAGAATAAGATCCGCCCTGACGTCCTCCGCTCGCTGGGCCATCGCAGCGACGGCAACCTGATCGACGACGACGCCTATTGA
- a CDS encoding DUF6797 domain-containing protein, which produces MNRSSSNRRPSRTWAWIGLLGILTLLTADFIRAQVTQDAAKPAPAPAAAKPGDGLYARDNLIAWCIVPFDSKKRPPEERAAMLERLGFKHFAYDWRAEHIPTFDAEVEALKRHGVSLDAFWMSGELNNETRNILDVLKRHNVKAQLWSLLDFGADKVEGAEQERRVEAAAKKLKPLADEAAKIGCTVALYNHGGWFGEPENQIAIIERLKKDGVANVGVVYNFHHGHDHLDRIKPLLAKMMPYLVALNINGMDPAGDRHDRKILPLGQGELDLELLRTIRESGYHGLIGILGHTMDDAEERLQDNLDGLDWLVPQLDGKVPGPKPTPRTPVAPRPAAPPAAATPLTPEEARQVAALVDAAQHDGDPARGAAVFADARFSCLPCHKVGAQGGTVGPDLTTIGQTLKPEELAESFLWPKRKVKEGYEAFALSIDDGRLIQGYKQGETATAITVREAAMGEVVTIPKTSIEEIKSLGTLMPDGLAATMTSREQADLLSFLTSLGKPGASSNLAMAMPAHGHAPASFPYDRQPLRPEYYASLGHHVNRERIYDFYAKEADYFRKQPTPPTLLPSYPGLDGGVNGHWGNQNEETWADGRWNKTILGSVMSGVFRGAGVTVPKAVCLKLGDQGELSTCFDPQTLCYEALWNGGFVRFTSVRHGFMEGLILDGQPLPRPEGAKPAKPFVYNGFYRHGKRVLISYTIDGEEWLDAPWVEGGKFARNAFPAAKHPLRDFTKGGPAEWPQILITKGKLGATRPYTTDTIEPPFNNPWNALLFFGDHDFLADGTAMICTMQGDVWRVEGLDGSLENVSWRRYASGLHQALGLVVTDDKTYVLGRDQITELQDRNGDGEADYYRCVNNAFTTSPAGHDFICGLQRDKTGDFYSASGPQGLLRIPGDGKPAQTIATGFRNPDGLGLTASGVLTVPNSEGEWVPTSMICEARPGNHFGYPGPKDDRAPEPPMVYLPRGIDNSSGGAVEVTSDRWGPLNGNLVHFSYGAGAAFLVLRDPVDGVPQGAVVPFPSDFLSGVHRGRFSPRDGQLYVSGMAGWGSYTALDGCFQRVRYTGDPVQMPVSFRAVENGVLIGFSQPVDPSIATRAGNTFAQAWNYRYSSGYGSLEYSTRHPGVAGHDPLAIRSVHVQPDGKTLFLEIPEVQPVNTLHLRLEVDAGPPHELFATINKLASPFTDFEGYKPVAKTIAAHPILADMATLKIKKAPNPWAGALPNARLVGIGAGKNLTFTVPSFKVKAGETIKLRFENPDVVPHNWVLTRPGSLARVGDLVNKIIAEPDAAARNYIPRSDDVLVYVDIIDPGSDARIFFKAPTTPGRYPYLCTFPGHWMVMNGVMTVE; this is translated from the coding sequence ATGAACCGTTCGTCGTCGAATCGAAGGCCGTCGCGAACCTGGGCCTGGATTGGGCTCCTGGGGATTTTGACGCTCCTGACCGCGGATTTCATCCGGGCGCAGGTCACGCAAGACGCCGCGAAGCCCGCGCCGGCCCCGGCCGCCGCCAAGCCTGGCGACGGGCTGTATGCGCGCGACAACCTCATCGCCTGGTGCATCGTCCCGTTCGACTCCAAGAAACGGCCCCCGGAAGAGCGGGCGGCGATGCTCGAACGGCTGGGGTTCAAGCACTTCGCCTACGACTGGCGCGCCGAGCACATCCCGACGTTCGACGCCGAGGTCGAGGCCCTCAAGCGGCACGGCGTCTCGCTCGACGCCTTCTGGATGTCCGGCGAGCTGAACAACGAAACGCGGAACATCCTCGACGTCCTCAAGCGGCACAACGTCAAGGCGCAGCTTTGGTCCTTGCTCGACTTCGGTGCCGACAAGGTCGAGGGCGCCGAGCAAGAGCGTCGGGTCGAAGCGGCGGCGAAGAAGCTGAAGCCCCTGGCCGACGAGGCCGCCAAGATCGGCTGCACCGTCGCGTTGTACAACCACGGCGGATGGTTCGGCGAGCCCGAGAACCAGATCGCGATCATCGAACGACTCAAAAAGGACGGGGTCGCGAACGTCGGCGTCGTCTACAACTTCCACCACGGCCACGACCACCTCGACCGCATCAAGCCGTTGCTCGCCAAGATGATGCCCTACCTCGTCGCGCTCAACATCAACGGCATGGACCCGGCCGGCGACCGCCACGATCGCAAGATCCTGCCGCTGGGCCAGGGCGAACTCGACCTCGAACTCCTGCGGACGATCCGCGAGAGCGGCTATCACGGGCTGATCGGCATCCTCGGGCACACGATGGACGACGCCGAGGAGCGACTGCAAGACAACCTCGACGGCCTCGACTGGCTCGTCCCCCAACTTGACGGCAAGGTGCCCGGCCCCAAGCCGACGCCGCGCACGCCGGTCGCACCTCGTCCCGCGGCGCCCCCGGCGGCGGCCACGCCCCTCACGCCCGAGGAAGCGCGTCAGGTCGCGGCCCTCGTCGACGCCGCCCAGCACGACGGCGATCCGGCGCGCGGCGCGGCCGTCTTCGCGGACGCCCGCTTCAGTTGCTTGCCGTGCCACAAGGTCGGCGCCCAGGGGGGGACCGTTGGGCCGGATCTGACCACCATCGGCCAGACCCTCAAGCCTGAAGAGCTGGCCGAGTCGTTCCTCTGGCCCAAGCGGAAAGTCAAGGAAGGGTACGAAGCCTTCGCTCTCTCTATCGACGACGGCCGCTTGATTCAGGGCTACAAGCAAGGCGAAACGGCGACCGCGATCACGGTTCGCGAGGCCGCGATGGGCGAGGTCGTCACGATTCCGAAAACGTCGATCGAGGAGATCAAGTCGCTGGGCACGCTGATGCCCGACGGCCTCGCCGCGACGATGACCTCGCGCGAGCAGGCCGATCTGCTGAGCTTCTTGACGAGCCTGGGCAAGCCCGGGGCGTCGAGCAATCTCGCGATGGCCATGCCCGCTCACGGCCACGCGCCGGCGAGCTTTCCCTACGATCGCCAACCGCTCCGACCGGAGTATTACGCGAGCCTCGGACACCACGTCAATCGCGAGCGGATCTACGACTTCTACGCCAAGGAAGCCGACTACTTCCGCAAGCAGCCGACTCCGCCGACGCTCTTGCCCTCCTATCCCGGTCTCGACGGCGGAGTCAACGGGCACTGGGGCAACCAGAATGAAGAAACGTGGGCGGACGGTCGCTGGAACAAGACGATCCTCGGCTCCGTCATGAGCGGCGTCTTCCGGGGCGCGGGAGTCACCGTGCCCAAGGCGGTCTGCCTCAAGCTCGGCGACCAGGGCGAACTTTCCACCTGCTTCGATCCCCAAACGCTTTGCTACGAGGCGCTCTGGAACGGCGGGTTCGTCCGTTTCACGAGCGTCCGCCACGGCTTCATGGAAGGCCTGATCCTCGACGGTCAGCCGCTGCCAAGGCCCGAGGGCGCGAAGCCCGCCAAGCCGTTCGTTTACAACGGTTTTTATCGACATGGCAAACGGGTGTTGATCTCCTACACGATCGACGGCGAGGAATGGCTCGACGCGCCGTGGGTCGAGGGGGGCAAGTTCGCCCGCAACGCGTTCCCGGCCGCGAAGCACCCGCTCCGCGACTTCACGAAGGGGGGCCCGGCCGAATGGCCGCAGATCCTCATCACCAAGGGGAAGCTCGGCGCGACCCGTCCCTACACGACCGACACCATCGAGCCGCCGTTCAACAACCCCTGGAACGCCCTTCTGTTCTTCGGCGACCACGATTTCCTGGCCGACGGAACCGCCATGATCTGCACGATGCAGGGGGACGTCTGGCGGGTCGAGGGGCTGGATGGGAGTCTCGAAAACGTCTCCTGGCGGCGGTACGCCTCGGGCCTGCACCAGGCGCTCGGGCTGGTAGTGACCGACGACAAGACGTACGTCCTGGGCCGCGATCAGATCACCGAATTGCAGGACCGCAACGGCGACGGCGAGGCCGACTACTACCGATGCGTCAACAACGCGTTCACGACCTCGCCCGCCGGCCACGACTTCATCTGCGGTCTTCAGCGCGACAAGACCGGCGACTTCTACTCGGCCTCGGGCCCCCAGGGCCTGCTCCGCATCCCCGGCGACGGCAAGCCCGCGCAGACGATCGCCACGGGATTCCGCAACCCGGACGGCCTCGGCCTGACGGCGTCGGGCGTGCTCACCGTGCCCAACTCCGAGGGCGAATGGGTTCCCACGTCGATGATCTGCGAGGCTCGCCCCGGAAACCACTTCGGCTATCCGGGGCCGAAGGACGACCGCGCGCCCGAGCCGCCGATGGTCTACCTGCCGCGCGGGATCGATAATTCGAGCGGTGGCGCGGTCGAAGTGACCAGCGACCGCTGGGGCCCGCTCAATGGAAACCTCGTCCACTTCTCGTACGGCGCGGGGGCGGCGTTCCTCGTGCTTCGCGACCCGGTCGACGGCGTCCCGCAAGGCGCGGTCGTCCCGTTCCCCAGCGACTTCCTGTCGGGCGTTCATCGCGGCCGATTCAGCCCCCGCGACGGCCAGCTTTACGTCTCCGGGATGGCGGGCTGGGGCTCGTACACGGCGCTCGACGGCTGCTTCCAGCGGGTGCGTTACACGGGCGATCCGGTGCAAATGCCCGTGTCCTTCCGGGCAGTCGAGAACGGCGTGCTGATCGGCTTCAGCCAGCCTGTCGACCCGTCGATCGCGACGCGGGCCGGCAACACGTTCGCGCAGGCGTGGAACTACCGCTACAGCAGCGGATACGGCTCGCTCGAATACTCGACCCGACACCCCGGCGTCGCCGGCCACGACCCGTTGGCGATCCGCTCGGTGCATGTCCAGCCCGACGGGAAAACGCTGTTCCTGGAGATCCCCGAGGTCCAGCCCGTCAACACGCTGCACCTGCGGCTCGAAGTCGACGCCGGTCCGCCGCACGAGCTGTTCGCGACCATCAACAAGCTGGCCTCGCCGTTCACCGACTTCGAGGGCTACAAGCCTGTAGCCAAGACGATCGCCGCGCATCCGATCCTGGCCGACATGGCGACGCTCAAGATCAAGAAGGCGCCCAACCCCTGGGCCGGCGCCCTGCCGAACGCCCGACTGGTCGGCATCGGGGCGGGGAAGAACCTCACCTTCACGGTCCCGTCGTTCAAGGTCAAGGCGGGCGAGACGATCAAGCTGCGGTTCGAGAACCCCGACGTCGTGCCGCACAACTGGGTGCTGACGCGCCCGGGAAGCCTGGCCCGCGTCGGCGACCTCGTCAACAAGATCATCGCCGAGCCCGACGCCGCGGCCCGCAACTACATTCCGAGGTCCGACGACGTGCTGGTCTACGTCGACATCATCGACCCCGGCTCCGACGCCCGGATCTTCTTCAAGGCCCCGACGACCCCGGGCCGCTATCCGTACCTCTGCACCTTCCCCGGACACTGGATGGTGATGAACGGCGTGATGACGGTGGAATAA
- a CDS encoding alginate O-acetyltransferase AlgX-related protein: MSDSRRRRWGTLLFGLAWGGALWLGLRVGCTAFDTNPEHLTGLLGLAYMAAWGPFFALSRLAPVGKAARFALCTFSIASTFAVLEVPALLRIIDYRTVFTTPTPPWQRSGNRPDPDLIYVRQGHQRTRFRYDGAELYGLRGAKPWQRYNCELALDANGFRNPTDADSTDVVVVGDSFVEGLHVEAPELMTARLAEKLGQTVTNLGRTGYGPQQERNVLVRHGLNLGPKTCVWAFYEGNDLQDLHEFDANQKNLKWILDDRRSSSFYSRCFVRNSLGFAVRNWLRPEPTRPAASYAGRFTDRAGKDVEIYFSTGIQHGAGGPELPRGGSDELKRVRAILAEAHELCAARGIELVVAFIPAKFRVYQDLCRFAADSPCRDWPIDDLPDVMARTVAAISPEIGYVDLSGPLRAAARSGGLVYLPDDTHWSAEGHEVAAQAIAGRLAGRPSPRDAVESRRGLTQR; this comes from the coding sequence ATGAGCGACAGCCGACGGCGACGATGGGGGACGCTCCTGTTCGGCTTGGCCTGGGGCGGGGCGTTGTGGCTGGGCCTGCGGGTCGGCTGCACGGCCTTCGACACGAACCCCGAGCATCTCACGGGCCTGCTCGGCCTCGCTTACATGGCGGCCTGGGGGCCGTTCTTCGCCCTCTCGCGGCTCGCCCCGGTCGGCAAGGCGGCCCGGTTCGCGTTGTGCACGTTCTCGATCGCGTCGACCTTCGCGGTTCTGGAAGTTCCCGCGCTGCTCCGGATCATCGACTACCGGACCGTTTTCACGACCCCGACGCCCCCCTGGCAACGGTCCGGAAATCGGCCGGACCCCGACCTGATCTACGTCCGCCAGGGGCATCAGCGGACGCGGTTCCGATACGACGGCGCCGAGCTGTACGGGCTTCGCGGCGCGAAGCCGTGGCAGCGCTACAACTGCGAGCTGGCGCTCGACGCCAACGGGTTTCGTAATCCGACCGACGCCGATTCGACCGACGTCGTGGTGGTGGGCGACTCGTTCGTGGAGGGTCTGCACGTCGAGGCGCCCGAGCTGATGACCGCCCGCCTGGCGGAAAAGCTCGGGCAGACCGTGACCAACCTCGGCCGCACCGGCTACGGGCCGCAGCAGGAGCGGAACGTGCTCGTCCGGCACGGGCTCAACCTCGGGCCGAAGACCTGCGTCTGGGCCTTCTACGAAGGCAACGACCTGCAAGACCTCCACGAGTTCGACGCAAACCAGAAGAACCTGAAGTGGATTCTCGACGACCGGCGGTCGAGCAGTTTTTACAGCCGTTGCTTCGTCCGGAACAGCCTCGGCTTCGCGGTCCGCAACTGGCTGCGTCCCGAGCCGACGCGGCCCGCGGCTTCGTACGCCGGCCGGTTCACCGACCGGGCGGGGAAGGACGTCGAAATCTACTTCAGCACGGGCATCCAGCACGGAGCGGGGGGGCCGGAGCTTCCCCGGGGAGGCTCGGACGAGCTGAAGCGGGTGCGGGCGATCCTGGCCGAGGCTCACGAGTTGTGCGCCGCGCGGGGCATCGAACTCGTCGTCGCGTTCATCCCGGCCAAGTTCCGCGTTTACCAAGACCTCTGCCGGTTCGCCGCCGATTCCCCCTGCCGCGATTGGCCGATCGACGATCTCCCCGACGTCATGGCCCGGACCGTGGCGGCGATTTCGCCCGAGATCGGCTACGTCGACCTCAGCGGGCCGCTGCGGGCCGCCGCCCGCTCCGGGGGCCTGGTCTATCTGCCCGACGACACCCACTGGTCGGCCGAGGGGCACGAGGTCGCGGCCCAAGCGATCGCCGGTCGCCTGGCCGGTCGTCCCTCGCCCCGAGACGCGGTGGAATCGAGGCGAGGGCTGACGCAACGCTGA
- a CDS encoding DinB family protein — MADKTLLMLLDDVRTKTLNDLKGLDEAQARWAPSNLQNSCLWHGGHSYVVTEFLTARALGREPKLPEGWLKMFSWESNPAHVSPEAWPPLETVIEALTEQLERFRKLFNSLSDEQLDAPEPGNPIRTVRYGLMHGLHDEARHSGEIKLLRKLMQRTFIVAPASPS, encoded by the coding sequence ATGGCCGACAAGACTCTCCTGATGCTTCTGGACGACGTGCGGACCAAGACCCTGAACGACCTGAAGGGGCTCGACGAGGCCCAGGCGCGCTGGGCGCCGTCGAATTTGCAGAATTCCTGCCTGTGGCACGGCGGGCATTCCTACGTCGTGACCGAGTTCCTCACCGCGCGCGCCCTGGGGCGCGAGCCGAAGCTGCCCGAGGGCTGGCTGAAGATGTTCAGTTGGGAGAGCAACCCGGCTCACGTGTCGCCGGAGGCTTGGCCGCCGCTGGAGACCGTCATCGAGGCCCTGACCGAGCAGCTCGAACGGTTTCGCAAGCTGTTCAACTCGTTGTCGGACGAGCAGCTCGACGCCCCCGAGCCCGGCAACCCGATCCGCACGGTCCGTTACGGCCTGATGCACGGCCTCCACGACGAGGCCCGTCACAGCGGCGAGATCAAGCTGCTCCGCAAGCTGATGCAGCGGACCTTCATCGTCGCGCCGGCGTCGCCGAGCTGA
- a CDS encoding ABC transporter permease encodes MFPGPVFYSELRTLARRRRFYALRFGFGLLLLYFVVQTYSSLRWMLSRYPNSSASTIELTVSETALLGTSLFSTVFWLQSIAVLFLTPALLAGAIAEDRQRRVLLYLLTSPLNAAEIVLGKVAARLFNVVVIVASCFPIISLALLFGGIDPMDLLLSYAGTFSTIYFLAGVSIAVSTMTAKPREAILRTYFWELVWLGWPVLDTMLTKGPARFFPSYRIIAPYLSWLTDSSPTGLIFTNAFGGNYLEPVLWMMGLQVLYGSIFLLWATLRLRPIEQGARILFRATIEPQSPVARRLWGRKPCSDRPMIWKECTGAPISRNLLSTILAGLLVLVALGGLGYLAVRVGGPAMEEVWSFGYGEGPNNARDDLNAAVRILTAVLYVLLLFMLAGVAGTSFTSEREKDTWISLLASPLEGNEIVAGKFLGSIWRVRYVLGLLVAVWVFGVVCGAVHPLAFLLIVFLTALDVAFVSAMGCYVSLRMTSSARAIAVTIGIGLFLKGGYLFCCVPLFRGESAIILAGATPFIVTFATATHAQVSDFFLNRQQNTTDWTAVVCVCIMAHSYLLFVLAKELPKRFEVEADRPDRVTSLAWLALDKWEGDGRPPTWKPDL; translated from the coding sequence ATGTTCCCAGGTCCGGTCTTTTACAGCGAGCTGAGGACGTTGGCGCGGCGGCGGCGGTTCTACGCGCTGCGATTCGGATTCGGGCTCCTGCTGCTCTATTTCGTCGTCCAGACCTATTCGTCCCTTCGCTGGATGCTGTCGAGGTATCCGAACTCGTCGGCGTCGACGATCGAGTTGACCGTGTCGGAGACGGCCCTGCTGGGTACCAGTCTGTTCAGCACGGTCTTCTGGCTGCAATCGATCGCCGTCCTCTTCTTGACGCCCGCGCTCCTGGCCGGCGCCATCGCCGAGGACCGCCAGCGCCGGGTGCTGCTTTACCTGCTGACCAGCCCCCTGAACGCGGCGGAGATCGTCCTGGGCAAGGTGGCCGCGCGGCTGTTCAACGTCGTGGTGATCGTGGCGAGCTGCTTTCCGATCATCAGCCTCGCGCTGCTGTTCGGCGGCATCGACCCGATGGACCTGCTGCTCTCGTACGCGGGGACGTTCTCGACGATCTACTTCCTCGCGGGCGTCTCGATCGCCGTCTCGACCATGACGGCGAAGCCGCGCGAGGCGATCCTCCGCACCTACTTCTGGGAGCTGGTGTGGCTGGGCTGGCCGGTTCTCGACACGATGCTGACCAAAGGTCCGGCTCGCTTCTTCCCCTCGTACCGGATCATCGCCCCTTATCTCAGTTGGCTGACCGACTCGAGTCCGACGGGCCTGATCTTTACCAACGCCTTCGGCGGCAATTACCTCGAACCAGTCCTGTGGATGATGGGACTCCAGGTCCTTTACGGGTCGATCTTCCTGCTCTGGGCGACGCTCCGACTCAGGCCGATCGAGCAAGGCGCGCGGATCTTGTTTCGCGCGACCATCGAACCCCAATCGCCCGTCGCTCGACGCCTCTGGGGACGCAAGCCGTGCAGCGACCGGCCGATGATCTGGAAGGAATGCACCGGGGCGCCGATCTCGCGAAACCTCCTGAGCACCATTCTCGCCGGGCTGCTGGTCCTCGTCGCCCTCGGCGGCCTGGGTTATCTCGCCGTGAGAGTGGGCGGCCCCGCCATGGAGGAGGTCTGGAGCTTCGGTTACGGCGAGGGGCCTAATAACGCCCGGGACGACCTCAACGCCGCGGTTCGCATTTTGACGGCGGTCCTTTACGTGCTCCTGCTGTTCATGCTCGCGGGGGTCGCTGGGACCAGCTTCACGTCGGAGCGCGAGAAAGACACCTGGATCAGCCTGCTGGCGTCCCCGCTTGAAGGCAACGAGATCGTCGCCGGCAAGTTCCTCGGGTCGATCTGGCGGGTGCGGTACGTGCTGGGACTGCTGGTGGCCGTATGGGTCTTCGGCGTCGTCTGCGGCGCGGTTCATCCTCTCGCATTCCTCCTGATCGTTTTTTTGACGGCTCTGGATGTGGCGTTCGTCTCGGCCATGGGCTGCTACGTCTCGCTGCGGATGACCAGCTCGGCGCGGGCGATCGCCGTGACAATCGGGATCGGGCTCTTCCTTAAAGGGGGGTATCTTTTCTGCTGCGTGCCCTTGTTCCGGGGGGAGTCAGCGATCATCCTGGCCGGGGCAACCCCTTTCATCGTTACATTCGCGACCGCGACCCATGCGCAGGTTTCCGATTTCTTCCTGAACAGACAGCAGAATACGACCGACTGGACGGCGGTCGTCTGCGTCTGCATCATGGCCCACTCCTACCTCCTCTTCGTGCTCGCCAAGGAACTTCCCAAACGCTTCGAGGTCGAGGCCGACCGGCCCGACAGGGTTACCAGCCTGGCATGGTTGGCGTTGGACAAATGGGAGGGAGACGGCCGACCACCCACCTGGAAACCCGATCTTTGA
- a CDS encoding SDR family NAD(P)-dependent oxidoreductase, with protein sequence MNLFDLTDRVAIVTGGNGGIGLGMAKGLANAGASVVVLGRNEPKSQAAAEAIRAETGAKTLAVTADVSVPAEVDRAVAEVLDHFQRIDILFNNAGINIRKPPQELTLDDWNQVLTVNLTSAFLTSKAVHPAMKQAGGGKIVNIGSMTSIFGSSFAAAYSASKGGIVQLTKSLAMAWAADNIQVNAILPGWFDTELTQQARQQIPGLHERVLARIACGRWATPDDMAGTAVWLASRASDYVTGVAVPVDGGYASTL encoded by the coding sequence TTGAATCTCTTCGACCTGACGGACAGAGTGGCGATCGTGACCGGCGGCAACGGCGGCATCGGCCTGGGGATGGCCAAGGGGCTCGCAAACGCCGGGGCTTCGGTCGTCGTCCTGGGGCGGAACGAACCCAAATCGCAGGCCGCCGCCGAAGCCATCCGCGCGGAGACCGGCGCGAAGACGCTGGCCGTCACAGCCGACGTCTCGGTCCCGGCCGAAGTCGACCGCGCCGTCGCCGAGGTCCTCGATCACTTCCAGCGGATCGACATCCTGTTCAACAATGCCGGCATCAACATCCGCAAGCCTCCCCAGGAGTTGACGCTCGACGACTGGAACCAGGTTCTGACCGTGAACCTGACGAGCGCCTTCCTGACGTCGAAGGCCGTCCACCCGGCGATGAAGCAGGCGGGAGGGGGCAAGATCGTCAATATCGGCAGCATGACGTCGATCTTCGGATCGAGCTTCGCCGCCGCCTACAGCGCGTCCAAGGGAGGAATCGTCCAGCTCACCAAGAGCCTCGCCATGGCTTGGGCGGCCGACAACATCCAGGTGAACGCGATCCTCCCCGGCTGGTTCGACACCGAGCTGACCCAGCAGGCCCGCCAGCAGATCCCCGGCCTCCACGAACGCGTGCTGGCGCGGATCGCCTGCGGCCGTTGGGCCACCCCCGACGACATGGCCGGCACCGCCGTCTGGCTGGCGAGCCGAGCCAGCGACTACGTCACCGGCGTCGCTGTCCCCGTCGACGGCGGCTACGCCTCGACGCTCTGA
- a CDS encoding aminopeptidase: protein MPDPRWDALAEILINHSVRLASGETLLIECFDLPDSTLPRLLIQKAAARGGRVLVETRDNRIVRELVLRGSAESIESWGRIDRQRMEQVQAYLGLRGSLNISEMSDVPAEQLELYNALYQKPVHFERRVTNTKWCVLRLPTASMAQQAGMSTEAFEDFYFDVCTLDYGRMAQMLKPLVARMEKAHDVRITGPETDLSFSIAGIPVVPCSGTMNIPDGEVFTAPVRDSINGVIRFNTPTIYQGASFDGVRLEFEAGKIVRADCAGGDVEKLRRIFDADEGARYTGEWSIGCNPKILKPMRDILFDEKIAGSFHLTPGNAYDEADNGNKSKIHWDLVQIQRPDYGGGTIAFDGEPIRIDGKFVVDDLRPLDSY from the coding sequence ATGCCCGATCCGCGATGGGATGCGCTGGCCGAGATCCTGATCAATCACTCCGTCCGCCTGGCTTCGGGCGAGACCCTCTTGATCGAGTGCTTCGACCTGCCCGATTCGACGCTCCCTCGACTCTTGATCCAGAAGGCGGCGGCGCGCGGCGGCCGGGTGCTCGTCGAAACCCGCGACAACCGGATCGTCCGCGAGCTAGTGCTTCGCGGCTCGGCCGAGTCGATCGAGTCATGGGGGCGCATCGACCGGCAGCGGATGGAGCAGGTGCAGGCGTACCTCGGCCTGCGGGGATCATTGAACATCAGCGAGATGAGCGACGTCCCCGCCGAACAGCTTGAGCTGTACAACGCCCTCTACCAGAAGCCGGTCCACTTCGAGCGCCGGGTGACGAACACCAAGTGGTGCGTGCTCCGGTTGCCGACCGCCAGTATGGCCCAGCAGGCGGGGATGAGCACCGAGGCGTTCGAGGATTTCTATTTCGACGTCTGCACACTCGACTACGGCCGGATGGCCCAGATGCTCAAGCCGCTGGTCGCCCGGATGGAGAAGGCCCACGACGTCCGGATCACCGGGCCGGAGACCGATCTGAGCTTCTCGATCGCCGGAATCCCGGTCGTACCGTGCTCGGGCACGATGAACATCCCCGACGGCGAGGTCTTCACCGCGCCGGTGCGCGACTCGATCAACGGCGTGATCCGGTTCAATACTCCGACGATCTACCAGGGGGCGTCGTTCGACGGCGTCCGACTCGAGTTCGAGGCCGGCAAGATCGTCCGGGCCGACTGCGCGGGGGGCGACGTTGAGAAGCTGCGGCGGATCTTCGACGCCGACGAGGGTGCCCGCTACACCGGCGAATGGTCGATCGGCTGCAACCCGAAGATCCTCAAGCCGATGCGCGACATCCTGTTCGACGAGAAGATCGCCGGCAGCTTCCACCTGACCCCCGGCAACGCCTACGACGAAGCCGACAACGGCAACAAGTCGAAGATCCACTGGGACCTCGTCCAGATCCAGCGCCCCGACTACGGCGGCGGCACCATCGCCTTCGACGGCGAGCCGATCCGCATCGACGGCAAGTTCGTCGTCGACGACCTGCGACCGCTTGATTCCTACTGA
- a CDS encoding type II toxin-antitoxin system prevent-host-death family antitoxin: MTWKLAEAKNRLTEVVNLALTEGPQTITRRSDTVVVISAARYAELTGRKPDFKDFLFQGESFEGLDLTRDQSPMRDVEL, translated from the coding sequence ATGACCTGGAAACTTGCCGAAGCCAAAAACCGACTCACCGAAGTTGTGAACCTGGCGCTCACCGAGGGGCCGCAGACGATCACCAGGCGGAGTGATACGGTCGTCGTCATTTCGGCGGCGAGGTATGCCGAATTGACGGGTCGGAAGCCCGATTTCAAGGACTTTCTCTTCCAGGGGGAATCGTTCGAGGGGCTCGACCTGACGCGTGATCAGAGCCCGATGCGGGACGTCGAGTTGTGA